A part of Aegilops tauschii subsp. strangulata cultivar AL8/78 chromosome 2, Aet v6.0, whole genome shotgun sequence genomic DNA contains:
- the LOC109769197 gene encoding uncharacterized protein: MERKEIMELGSGEPKEITDLVSGKPMETIALGSGKLHDYPFVRRLRNRRLLVYLWLQGFDAAYDSVVHESGVQMSRLHLRQLVVWGRWSEALDYISRFLPPALNDWSLDARSLLFFLHELWALANFAAAACSTDGLDSVRGDLSFLRTLASTNAKLSSILRYTLHSPQFRASLDWMLVRKKASLIVDHWALETPELRRKLQLPGGPGLPQNLLPIGPLCPRRHWREQSRRAKASTIAKSYLNRKRSLPPPSPYPEGLPEDALSRVADLIEGCLRAGKLPELHQGRPLQSNAKEGLIKHSRKDDCYSSSAGQGSVGRKKREDLMTAEDDPDRKKQRTELELVSEVEAGSCSANLMAN; this comes from the exons ATGGAACGGAAGGAGATCATGGAGCTCGGCAGCGGCGAGCCGAAGGAGATCACGGACCTCGTCAGCGGCAAGCCGATGGAGACCATAGCCCTCGGCAGCGGCAAGCTCCATGACTATCCGTTCGTGAGGCGGCTCCGCAACCGGCGGCTCCTCGTCTACCTCTGGCTCCAGGGCTTCGACGCCGCTTACGATAG CGTTGTGCACGAGTCGGGTGTGCAGATGAGCAGGCTGCACTTGCGGCAGCTGGTGGTCTGGGGCCGGTGGAGCGAAGCCCTCGACTACATAAGTCGCTTCCTGCCGCCGGCGCTGAACGACTGGAGCCTCGATGCCCGttccctcctcttcttcctccacgAGCTGTGGGCTCTGGCCAACTTCGCCGCCGCCGCGTGCTCAACGGACGGCCTCGACTCTGTGCGCGGCGACCTCAGCTTCCTGAGGACCCTTGCCAGTACCAACGCCAAGCTCTCCTCCATCCTACGATACACACTCCACTCGCCGCAATTCAG GGCGTCTCTGGACTGGATGCTGGTGAGGAAGAAGGCATCGTTGATTGTTGACCACTGGGCTCTTGAGACTCCGGAATTGAGGCGCAAGTTGCAATTGCCCGGTGGCCCAGGTCTCCCGCAGAACTTGCTTCCCATCGG CCCCCTTTGTCCAAGGCGTCACTGGAGGGAACAATCCCGGCGGGCGAAAGCATCGACGATTGCCAAGTCCTATCTCAACAGGAAGAGGAG CCTGCCGCCTCCAAGCCCATATCCTG AAGGATTGCCCGAAGATGCACTCAGCCGGGTGGCGGATCTTATTG AGGGATGTTTAAGAGCTGGTAAACTTCCGGAGCTCCATCAAGGGCGCCCGCTTCAATCAAATGCAAAGGAAG GCCTAATCAAGCATTCTAGAAAAGATGATTGTTATAGCAGCAGTGCTGGTCAGGGTTCTGTTggaagaaaaaagagagaagatcTGATGACTGCTGAAGATGATCCTGATAGAAAAAAGCAACGGACTGAACTG GAGTTGGTGTCTGAAGTGGAAGCTGGCTCTTGCAGTGCCAACTTGATGGCTAACTGA